The following proteins are co-located in the Silene latifolia isolate original U9 population chromosome 1, ASM4854445v1, whole genome shotgun sequence genome:
- the LOC141654915 gene encoding uncharacterized protein LOC141654915 translates to MAQIGVKLNLPDENSIGSGLRYIYLTNDTKGYGLTYCCLESSIHSKVDYPKDEEDQVRAAFTKLFKTRLRTMTVRRREKKSDQAEANRKSNAEGGKALGTHTMGRMNSLLVMEKLANGGDYPPAIELLKATKTKKTGGYVSKKAEDYVVSIEAEISALQSQGETDINKDKIYLEKCGFNKKGIVFGTGAAREHYFERSATGSRESNNIDQDYSPGILPRLVSKNVETELRNKVLEDKVQRMEAFLQAKFGSDFVPNCDSNQIQNRDDFNDDGGSGNSTSIPTN, encoded by the exons ATGGCCCAAATTGGAGTGAAACTAAACCTGCCCGACGAGAATAGTATTGGAAGTGGTTTAAGGTACATCTACTTAACTAATGACACTAAAGGTTATG GTTTAACTTATTGTTGCTTAGAATCTTcaattcat AGCAAAGTGGATTATCCTAAAGATGAGGAAGACCAAGTTAGAGCTGCttttaccaaactcttcaaaacACGGCTAAGGACCATG ACAGTCCGAAGAAGGGAAAAAAAATCAGATCAAGCAGAGGCCAATCGCAAATCAAATGCAGAAGGTGGAAAAGCTTTAGGAACGCATACCATGGGCCGAATGAATTCTCTACTAGTGATGGAGAAATTA GCTAATGGAGGAGATTACCCACCTGCAATTGAGTTATTGAAAGCAACAAAAACGAAGAAGACGGGAGGATACGTTTCAAAGAAAGCTGAAGATTACGTT GTATCTATTGAGGCAGAAATTAGTGCCCTTCAATCTCAAGGTGAAACGGATATCAATAAAGATAAAATCTACCTTGAAAAATGCGGCTTTAATAAGAAGGGGATAGTTTTTGGTACTGGAGCCGCACGCGAGCATTACTTTGAACGCTCGGCTACTGGAAGTAGAGAGTCCAACAATATCGACCAGGATTATTCGCCCGGAATACTACCTCGACTTGTGAGCAAGAATGTTGAAACTGAGCTCCGCAACAAAGTGCTCGAAGACAAAGTACAAAGAATGGAGGCGTTTCTACAAGCAAAGTTTGGGTCTGACTTTGTCCCAAATTGTGATAGCAACCAGATCCAAAATCGAGACGACTTCAATGATGATGGTGGAAGTGGCAACTCGACATCAATCCCAACTAATTAG